The following DNA comes from Chondrocystis sp. NIES-4102.
CCGAAGAAGATACTTCTGATAAACCCAGTTTTTGACGTAGTAGAGTTAATTCTCCCGATTCAAACTGAAGTGCTTTCTCCCCTTCGATGGCTTAGAAGTGCCATTTGGAGACATTTAGACACAGATGGTGCATAAGATTGCCAATGCTGCTCAGTTAGACTGGAAGCATTTTCATCTAAGGCTTTTCGATAAGCTTGAGTGAGCCAATCTTTTAGAATGCCCACACAGCCAATGCTTCGTTCGTAAAAATGTTCCCAATGAGTTTCTAATTCTGGTGGTCTATCCAAAGCCATTTTCTCTCCAAAACTTTTGAGTACCCGTTGAAACTCCACCAAGTCTTGGGAACAGTCGGCTTGATAACGAGAAAAATGAATATCTATGCTACGACGAGAAAGTTGACCGCGCTTGATTACGAAATTCTAGTAATTCGTAAGTACCAAATAACCCATGTAAAGTATCTGTCATACTAGCCATTGACTGCATTGCATCTATTTGAGCTTGTTGTCTGCTACTACTAGCCATCTTGGAAAATCTTTGAGCTTCATCAGTCAAAAAAACAATCATGCGTCGATGTCGTATGTTGACGATTACTTGTTCTCTTAAGGTAGATAAATGACTTCTATCTGAACCAATACTCTTTTGAGATCGTCTGCTTTTTTTGAGTTGACTTCTTCTGGACATCAACTTAGATGGAACTGGTAAATCAGTTAGAGAAGTCAAAACACTTTGATAATAACTTTTCCAATCAAAACTGCCTGATTCGGGAGCGCGAGCTTCTACTGTCGCAAAAGAGCAGATAATCAGAATCTTTGACCATTCGCCCTAAATGTTCCTTTACCATCACTTTACTAATTTGACGTAGTAGGGTGGTTTTTCCGACTCCTGTTGGACCAAACAAAAAAATTATTGAAGCTCCGCCTGGATTACTTATTGCATCTCGGAATTCTTCGTAAGCCTTTTTTAGATGTGGATGTACTACTGTACAATCACGAAATAAATCTAACTTTTGTTGTTTAGACAGGGTCGGATAGTGACGGTCAGTGCGTCTATAAATGGGCATTACCAAAACTCCTCATAAGGTTTAATTTCTGCTGTTTTTTGAGACTGTAGAGACTCGGTTTCACTAACCACTGATGTAGTCTTTTGAGAAGACTCTGATTCGATCTCTTCATGACTAGAAATGGTTGATAAAATATTTTTAGCTT
Coding sequences within:
- a CDS encoding ATPase, with protein sequence MALDRPPELETHWEHFYERSIGCVGILKDWLTQAYRKALDENASSLTEQHWQSYAPSVSKCLQMALLSHRRGESTSV
- a CDS encoding AAA ATPase translates to MSRRSQLKKSRRSQKSIGSDRSHLSTLREQVIVNIRHRRMIVFLTDEAQRFSKMASSSRQQAQIDAMQSMASMTDTLHGLFGTYELLEFRNQARSTFSS
- a CDS encoding AAA ATPase, giving the protein MPIYRRTDRHYPTLSKQQKLDLFRDCTVVHPHLKKAYEEFRDAISNPGGASIIFLFGPTGVGKTTLLRQISKVMVKEHLGRMVKDSDYLLFCDSRSSRSRIRQF